The proteins below are encoded in one region of Stenotrophomonas bentonitica:
- the glyS gene encoding glycine--tRNA ligase subunit beta, whose product MSTMLPLLIELGTEELPVKALPGLAQAFFDGVVDGLTKRGVAVEKGEAKPLSTPRRLAVLLPGVALEQPEQKGEVLGPYLNIALDADGQPTKALQGFAAKAGIDWTALERTSDAKGERFVHRSVTPGARTASLLPEILAEALAGMPIPKPMRWGSHSYGFARPVHWLVLLHGKDVVDAEVLGLKSDRMSRGHRFMHDKTVWLSQPDDYVSSLQAACVLVDPDARRARIVEAVNAEAASAGGQARITDDNLEQVVNLVEWPAPVLCSFEREFLAVPQEALIETMEINQKFFPVLDASGKLTEKFIGIANIESKNVAEVAKGYERVIRPRFADAKFFFDEDLKQGLESMGDGLKTVTYQAKLGSVADKVQRVVALAGAIAPQVGADPVLAKRAALLAKNDLQSRMVNEFPELQGIAGRHYAVTGGESPEVALAIDEAYQPRFGGDDIALSALGKVLAIAERLDTLAGGFAAGLKPTGNKDPFALRRNALGLARTIIESGFDLDLRALLASALAGLPAAVQPSAERKTDALPQELYDFILDRLRGYYADKGVPATHFNAVAELKPASLYDFDRRIDAIGTFAALPEAEALAAANKRIRNILRKADSEIPGMVDPSLLAEPAESELAEAVEAAIDDSNASLHQKDYVSVLARLARLRPQVDAFFDAVMVNAEDPKLRANRLALLKRLGDRLGSVAAIEHLSS is encoded by the coding sequence ATGAGCACGATGCTGCCGCTGTTGATCGAACTGGGTACCGAAGAACTGCCGGTGAAGGCGCTGCCGGGCCTGGCCCAGGCGTTCTTCGATGGTGTTGTGGATGGCCTGACCAAGCGTGGCGTAGCCGTTGAGAAGGGCGAGGCCAAGCCGCTCTCGACCCCGCGCCGCCTGGCGGTGCTGCTGCCCGGCGTGGCGTTGGAGCAGCCGGAGCAGAAGGGCGAAGTGCTGGGCCCGTACCTGAACATCGCGCTCGACGCCGACGGCCAGCCGACCAAGGCGCTGCAGGGCTTCGCGGCCAAGGCCGGGATCGACTGGACCGCGCTGGAGCGTACCAGCGACGCCAAGGGCGAGCGCTTCGTGCACCGTTCGGTGACTCCGGGCGCGCGCACCGCCAGCCTGCTGCCGGAGATCCTGGCCGAGGCGCTGGCCGGCATGCCGATTCCCAAGCCGATGCGCTGGGGCAGCCACAGCTACGGCTTCGCCCGCCCGGTGCATTGGCTGGTGCTGCTGCATGGCAAGGATGTGGTCGACGCCGAGGTGCTGGGCCTGAAGTCCGATCGCATGAGCCGTGGCCATCGTTTCATGCACGACAAGACCGTGTGGCTGTCGCAGCCGGACGACTATGTCAGCTCGCTGCAGGCCGCCTGCGTGCTGGTCGACCCCGACGCGCGCCGTGCGCGCATTGTCGAGGCGGTGAATGCCGAAGCGGCCTCGGCCGGTGGCCAGGCGCGGATCACCGACGACAACCTGGAACAGGTGGTCAACCTGGTCGAATGGCCGGCGCCGGTGCTGTGCAGTTTCGAACGCGAATTCCTGGCGGTGCCGCAGGAAGCGCTGATCGAAACCATGGAAATCAACCAGAAGTTCTTCCCGGTGCTCGACGCCAGCGGCAAGCTCACCGAGAAGTTCATCGGCATCGCCAACATCGAGTCGAAGAACGTCGCCGAAGTGGCCAAGGGCTACGAGCGCGTGATCCGCCCGCGCTTCGCCGACGCCAAGTTCTTCTTCGACGAAGACCTCAAGCAGGGCCTGGAGTCGATGGGTGACGGCCTGAAGACCGTGACCTACCAGGCCAAGCTGGGTTCGGTGGCCGACAAGGTGCAGCGCGTGGTCGCGCTGGCCGGGGCGATCGCGCCGCAGGTGGGTGCCGACCCGGTGCTGGCCAAGCGCGCCGCGCTGCTGGCCAAGAACGACCTGCAGTCGCGCATGGTCAACGAGTTCCCGGAGCTGCAGGGCATCGCCGGCCGTCATTACGCGGTGACCGGGGGCGAATCGCCCGAGGTCGCGCTGGCCATCGACGAGGCCTACCAGCCGCGCTTCGGTGGCGACGACATCGCACTGTCGGCACTGGGCAAGGTGCTGGCCATCGCCGAGCGCCTGGACACGCTGGCCGGCGGCTTTGCCGCGGGCCTGAAGCCTACCGGCAACAAGGACCCGTTCGCCCTGCGCCGCAACGCGCTGGGCCTGGCGCGCACGATCATCGAGTCGGGCTTCGACCTGGACCTGCGCGCGCTGCTGGCCAGCGCGCTGGCCGGCCTGCCGGCCGCCGTGCAGCCCAGTGCGGAGCGCAAGACCGACGCCCTGCCGCAGGAGCTGTACGACTTCATCCTCGACCGCCTGCGCGGCTACTACGCCGACAAGGGTGTGCCGGCCACGCACTTCAATGCGGTGGCCGAGCTGAAGCCGGCGTCGCTGTACGACTTCGACCGCCGCATCGACGCCATCGGCACGTTCGCGGCGCTGCCGGAAGCCGAAGCGCTGGCTGCGGCCAACAAGCGCATCCGCAACATCCTGCGCAAGGCGGACAGCGAGATCCCGGGCATGGTGGATCCTTCGCTGCTCGCCGAACCGGCGGAAAGCGAACTGGCCGAAGCGGTGGAAGCCGCCATCGACGACAGCAACGCGAGCCTGCACCAGAAGGATTACGTCAGCGTGCTGGCGCGCCTGGCCCGCCTGCGCCCGCAGGTGGATGCGTTCTTCGACGCGGTGATGGTCAACGCCGAAGATCCCAAGCTGCGCGCCAACCGCCTGGCCCTGCTCAAGCGCCTGGGCGACCGCCTGGGCAGCGTGGCGGCGATCGAGCATCTGTCCAGCTGA
- a CDS encoding translocation/assembly module TamB domain-containing protein, whose amino-acid sequence MSTPTPTPATPPPPRVRFYRKRRFWAWSGFTVLGLVLLALMLVYWLLQTVAGRDVLLAQVVARLPAGATLTWSRIEGPVSGPLVLHDLDFRYDDIHFTAERAYLDPDIRPLLGRKLQLDALQIKNATLNLAKSDEPFEMPSWPGSLPQIEMPLAIQADTIIIDGFRVTQAQEPLIDITKLRGGLEIANGEFRARQLKVDSNLGDFRVDGHYLPGNDYTTDITIGASLPAPRGRTPAKLGLVARGNLGRMEIALAGHAPAPLQASLVFEGRDEPVWKASARSKELDLALLVPGMDPASVPLSLDFTATGKGGQANLQGRIQQGDLAVELAPSNVGLADQVLTVSPLVVKGFGGQARLQGTADFTDRENASLRFSIVAHDLTFVPEADTTTPGAAKPVPVTLKEARMGLAGTLKAWAAVGTASVAREQQSANLDFDIRGSDTAALIKRLQAKTPGGALDVTGQVAWSPQLDWDVAANLAAFDPGYFVPGWDGRLSGSVASKGRQLPVPAGSPAGTAASYEATVDVPGIRGTLRNRNVDAQGRFALRGQQGEGNVRLAVGNSRLTARGSVGDRLDVQAQLEPVQLDDLMPGSTGTLRGSVQVRGPRTAPDITADLVGSGLRYNDWSAEALSIRGRLPWQGSNGTLALQGTKVQVGMLLDTLNVDATGSVSNLRLDAQAKNELGAVALQGGVRQQGNAWRGDLSALRIAPVKGDPWALRESSTFSVQGSNFTLSDTCLGAATGGALCASANWPRDGLVVRGDALPLALVQPWLPPQSGRRLYLRGELTLDGRIRPRGNAWEGSAKIASLEGGIRLGDNARGELVRYDQFSATLEMTPAQINAKLGVGFQGNGFVDAKVQTGWDANAPLNGELYLNMSRLYWLELFSPDIVRPTGLIEGHVSLRGTRGTPSLGGDAKLSNFKAELPALGLTFDQGSGSFVAQPDGSAKITAQANSGKGTLFVDGGLSWFGDAQPLQLHIHGENVLLSNTPELRIVANPNLDFTLEAAAMKLRGTVHVPEADLDLERLDRGTSVSEDVVVLDPADPEEGPSSPLDMDLTVSLGDNVRMAGFGLKGGLSGKMQVWSRPGREMTANGALEVSGRYKAYGQDLTITRGNLNWNFNPVSDPRINIRAERRVGDVTAGIDVTGRAQSPRVDVWSDPAMSQSEALAFLVLGRSLTGASSDQTQQVTAASAALSAGSGLLASQLGAKLGLDDAGVSQSRALGGSVIGFGKYISPKLYVGYGVSLVGSGSVITLKYLLRRGFDIEVESSTVENRGSINWRREK is encoded by the coding sequence GTGAGCACGCCGACCCCGACCCCCGCCACCCCGCCGCCGCCGCGCGTGCGCTTCTACCGCAAGCGCCGCTTCTGGGCGTGGTCGGGCTTCACCGTGCTGGGCCTGGTGCTGCTGGCGCTGATGCTGGTGTACTGGCTGCTGCAGACCGTGGCCGGGCGCGACGTGCTGCTGGCCCAGGTGGTGGCGCGGCTGCCGGCCGGCGCTACGCTGACCTGGAGCCGGATCGAAGGCCCGGTGTCCGGACCGCTGGTGCTGCACGACCTGGATTTCCGTTACGACGACATCCACTTCACCGCCGAGCGTGCCTATCTGGACCCGGACATCCGGCCGCTGCTCGGTCGCAAGCTGCAGCTGGACGCGCTGCAGATCAAGAACGCCACGTTGAACCTCGCCAAGAGCGATGAGCCGTTCGAGATGCCGTCGTGGCCCGGTTCGCTGCCGCAGATCGAGATGCCGCTGGCGATCCAGGCCGACACCATCATCATCGACGGCTTCCGCGTCACCCAGGCGCAGGAACCGCTGATCGACATCACCAAGCTGCGCGGTGGGCTGGAAATCGCCAATGGCGAATTCCGCGCGCGCCAGCTGAAGGTGGACAGCAACCTGGGCGACTTCCGCGTGGACGGGCATTACCTGCCCGGCAACGACTACACCACCGACATCACCATCGGGGCATCGCTGCCGGCACCGCGCGGGCGTACCCCGGCGAAACTGGGGCTGGTGGCGCGCGGCAACCTGGGCCGCATGGAAATCGCGCTGGCCGGGCATGCGCCGGCACCGCTGCAGGCCAGCCTGGTGTTCGAAGGCCGCGACGAGCCGGTGTGGAAGGCCAGTGCACGCAGCAAGGAACTGGACCTGGCGCTGCTTGTGCCGGGCATGGACCCGGCCAGCGTGCCGCTGTCGCTGGACTTCACCGCGACCGGCAAGGGCGGGCAGGCCAACCTGCAGGGGCGCATCCAGCAGGGCGACCTGGCGGTGGAACTGGCGCCGTCGAACGTGGGCCTGGCCGACCAGGTGCTGACGGTGTCGCCGCTGGTGGTGAAGGGCTTTGGTGGACAGGCGCGCCTGCAGGGCACCGCTGATTTCACCGACCGCGAAAACGCGAGCCTGCGGTTCTCGATCGTGGCGCACGACCTGACCTTCGTACCGGAAGCGGACACCACCACGCCCGGCGCGGCCAAGCCGGTGCCGGTGACGCTGAAGGAAGCGCGCATGGGCCTGGCCGGCACGCTCAAGGCGTGGGCGGCGGTGGGCACGGCGTCGGTGGCGCGTGAGCAGCAGTCGGCCAACCTGGACTTCGACATCCGCGGCAGCGACACGGCCGCGTTGATCAAGCGCCTGCAGGCGAAAACGCCGGGCGGTGCGCTGGATGTCACCGGCCAGGTGGCGTGGTCGCCGCAGCTGGACTGGGACGTGGCGGCGAACCTGGCGGCGTTCGACCCGGGCTATTTCGTGCCGGGCTGGGACGGGCGCCTGTCGGGCTCAGTGGCCTCCAAGGGCCGCCAGCTGCCGGTGCCGGCGGGCAGCCCGGCCGGCACGGCCGCGAGCTATGAGGCGACGGTGGACGTGCCGGGGATCCGCGGCACGCTGCGCAACCGCAACGTGGACGCGCAGGGCCGCTTCGCGCTGCGCGGGCAGCAGGGCGAGGGCAACGTGCGCCTGGCGGTGGGCAACAGCCGGCTGACCGCGCGCGGCAGCGTGGGCGACCGGCTGGACGTGCAGGCGCAGCTGGAACCGGTGCAGCTGGACGACCTGATGCCGGGCAGTACCGGCACGCTGCGCGGCTCGGTGCAGGTGCGCGGGCCGCGCACGGCGCCGGACATCACCGCCGACCTGGTCGGCAGTGGCCTGCGTTACAACGATTGGAGTGCTGAAGCGCTGAGCATCCGCGGCCGCCTGCCGTGGCAGGGCAGCAATGGCACGCTGGCGCTGCAGGGTACGAAGGTGCAGGTCGGGATGTTGCTGGACACGCTCAACGTGGACGCAACCGGCAGCGTCTCCAACCTGCGGCTGGACGCACAGGCGAAGAACGAACTGGGCGCAGTGGCGCTGCAGGGCGGCGTGCGCCAGCAGGGCAATGCCTGGCGTGGCGACCTCTCCGCGCTGCGCATCGCGCCGGTCAAGGGCGATCCGTGGGCGTTGCGCGAGTCGTCTACGTTCAGCGTTCAAGGCAGTAATTTCACGCTGAGCGATACCTGCCTGGGTGCGGCCACCGGTGGCGCGCTGTGCGCGAGCGCGAACTGGCCGCGCGATGGGCTGGTGGTGCGCGGTGACGCGCTGCCGCTGGCGCTGGTGCAGCCATGGCTGCCGCCGCAGTCGGGGCGGCGCCTGTACCTGCGTGGCGAGCTCACTTTGGATGGTCGCATCCGTCCGCGTGGCAACGCGTGGGAAGGCAGTGCGAAGATCGCGTCGCTGGAAGGCGGCATCCGCCTGGGCGACAACGCGCGCGGTGAGCTGGTGCGTTACGACCAGTTCTCGGCGACGCTGGAGATGACGCCGGCGCAGATCAACGCGAAGCTGGGCGTGGGCTTCCAGGGCAATGGCTTCGTCGATGCGAAGGTGCAGACGGGCTGGGATGCGAATGCGCCGCTCAATGGCGAGCTGTACCTCAACATGTCGCGGTTGTACTGGCTGGAGCTGTTCTCGCCGGACATCGTGCGGCCGACCGGTCTGATCGAAGGTCATGTGAGCCTGCGTGGCACGCGCGGTACGCCGTCGCTGGGTGGCGATGCGAAGCTGAGCAACTTCAAGGCTGAGCTTCCGGCGCTGGGCCTGACTTTCGACCAGGGCAGCGGCAGTTTCGTCGCGCAGCCGGACGGTTCGGCCAAGATCACGGCGCAGGCGAACTCGGGCAAGGGCACGTTGTTCGTCGATGGCGGCTTGTCGTGGTTCGGTGATGCGCAGCCATTGCAGCTGCACATCCACGGGGAAAACGTGTTGTTGTCGAACACGCCGGAACTGCGGATCGTGGCCAACCCGAACCTGGACTTCACGCTGGAAGCGGCGGCGATGAAGCTGCGCGGCACGGTGCACGTGCCGGAAGCGGACCTGGACCTGGAGCGGCTGGATCGCGGCACGTCGGTGTCTGAAGATGTGGTTGTGCTGGACCCGGCCGATCCGGAAGAGGGGCCGAGCTCGCCGCTGGACATGGACCTGACGGTAAGCCTGGGCGACAACGTGCGGATGGCGGGGTTCGGTCTGAAGGGCGGGTTGAGCGGGAAGATGCAGGTGTGGTCGCGGCCGGGTCGTGAGATGACGGCCAACGGTGCGCTGGAAGTGAGCGGGCGCTACAAGGCGTACGGTCAGGACCTGACAATTACGCGCGGCAACCTCAACTGGAACTTCAACCCGGTCTCGGACCCGCGCATCAACATCCGTGCGGAGCGCCGGGTGGGCGATGTCACGGCGGGCATCGATGTGACCGGGCGTGCGCAGTCACCGCGGGTGGATGTGTGGTCGGACCCGGCGATGTCGCAGTCGGAAGCGCTGGCGTTCCTGGTGCTGGGTCGCAGCCTCACGGGCGCGAGCAGCGACCAGACGCAGCAGGTCACGGCGGCGTCGGCGGCGCTTTCGGCCGGCAGTGGCCTGCTGGCGTCGCAGCTGGGCGCGAAGCTCGGCCTGGATGATGCGGGTGTCAGCCAGTCGCGCGCGCTGGGCGGTTCGGTGATCGGCTTCGGCAAGTACATCTCGCCCAAGTTATACGTGGGCTACGGCGTTTCGCTGGTGGGCAGCGGTTCGGTGATTACGCTGAAGTACCTGCTGCGGCGTGGCTTCGACATTGAAGTGGAATCCAGCACCGTGGAAAACCGTGGTTCCATCAACTGGCGTAGAGAGAAGTAG
- a CDS encoding GspE/PulE family protein produces MEHCSPATLAPAPAPQPLPPGRLVFEQVAAAMVADGLVAAQDVERIRFTGQGARNASEVHPLVLLANLKLAAAGGGELGLERLTQWLAERTGTRYLRIDPTRVDVSAVTSLVSHAYARRHRFLPLAVDSERLLVATSEPLSQEWLLDLQHLTRRRIELAMVNPLDLHRYTMEFYGVTRSVRGARSDSRSETNGTLPSFEQLVELGRAGDVNADDQHVVHIVDWLLQYAFEQRASDIHLEPRRDMGRMRFRIDGVLHKVFEVPPAVMTAVVSRIKVLGRMDLAERRRPQDGRIKTRSPGGREVEMRLSTMPTAFGEKCVMRIFDPDAAFKSIDQLGFSPQEAAGWTALVERPHGIVLVTGPTGSGKTTTLYSTLKRLATPDVNVCTVEDPIEMIAPEFNQMQVQTNIDLDFAAGVRTLLRQDPDIIMIGEIRDLETAQMAVQASLTGHLVLSTLHTNDAPSAITRLLDLGVPHYLLASTINGVLAQRLVRTLCPHCKVPKPLTAAQWAVLADADEALPESATPYAPAGCLDCRRTGFLGRVGLYELLPLGPRLRGLIRADMDLAGFSQAARAEGVRTLRRAALEKVAAGLTTIEEVLTVLPPRDEPHALPDS; encoded by the coding sequence ATGGAACACTGCTCACCGGCAACGCTTGCCCCCGCGCCCGCCCCGCAGCCCCTGCCGCCGGGCCGGCTGGTGTTCGAGCAGGTAGCGGCGGCCATGGTCGCCGACGGCCTGGTCGCGGCGCAGGACGTGGAGCGCATCCGTTTTACCGGCCAGGGCGCACGCAACGCCAGCGAAGTGCACCCGCTGGTGCTGCTGGCCAACCTGAAGCTGGCCGCGGCCGGCGGCGGCGAACTGGGCCTGGAGCGCCTGACCCAGTGGCTGGCCGAACGCACCGGCACCCGCTACCTGCGCATCGACCCTACCCGGGTGGACGTCTCGGCGGTCACCTCGCTGGTCTCGCACGCCTATGCCCGGCGCCACCGCTTCCTGCCGCTGGCAGTGGACAGCGAACGCCTGCTGGTGGCCACCAGCGAACCGCTGTCCCAGGAGTGGCTGCTCGACCTGCAGCACCTGACCCGCCGCCGGATCGAGCTGGCGATGGTCAATCCGCTCGACCTGCATCGCTACACCATGGAGTTCTACGGGGTCACCCGTTCGGTGCGGGGCGCCCGCAGCGATTCGCGCAGCGAGACCAACGGCACCCTGCCCAGCTTTGAACAGCTGGTGGAACTGGGCCGCGCCGGCGATGTGAACGCCGACGACCAGCACGTGGTGCACATCGTCGACTGGCTGCTGCAGTACGCCTTCGAACAGCGTGCCTCGGACATCCACCTGGAACCGCGCCGCGACATGGGGCGCATGCGCTTCCGCATCGACGGCGTGCTGCACAAGGTGTTCGAGGTGCCGCCGGCGGTGATGACCGCCGTGGTGAGCCGCATCAAGGTGCTGGGCCGCATGGACCTGGCCGAGCGCCGCCGCCCGCAGGACGGGCGCATCAAGACCCGTTCGCCGGGCGGGCGCGAGGTCGAAATGCGCCTCTCCACCATGCCCACCGCCTTCGGCGAGAAGTGCGTGATGCGCATCTTCGACCCGGATGCCGCCTTCAAGAGCATCGACCAGCTCGGCTTCAGCCCGCAGGAAGCGGCCGGCTGGACCGCCCTGGTCGAGCGCCCGCACGGCATCGTGCTGGTCACCGGCCCGACCGGTTCGGGCAAGACCACGACCCTGTATTCCACCCTGAAGCGCCTGGCCACGCCGGACGTGAACGTGTGCACGGTGGAAGACCCGATCGAAATGATCGCCCCGGAATTCAACCAGATGCAGGTGCAGACCAACATCGACCTGGATTTCGCCGCCGGCGTGCGCACCCTGCTGCGGCAGGACCCGGACATCATCATGATCGGCGAAATCCGCGACCTGGAAACCGCCCAGATGGCGGTCCAGGCCTCGCTGACCGGCCACCTGGTGCTCTCCACCCTGCACACCAACGACGCGCCCTCGGCGATCACCCGCCTGCTCGACCTGGGCGTGCCGCATTACCTGCTGGCCAGCACCATCAACGGCGTGCTCGCCCAGCGCCTGGTGCGCACCCTGTGCCCGCACTGCAAGGTACCCAAGCCGCTCACCGCCGCCCAATGGGCGGTCCTGGCTGATGCCGATGAAGCATTACCAGAGTCGGCCACGCCATATGCACCGGCCGGTTGCCTGGACTGCCGGCGCACCGGTTTCCTCGGCCGTGTCGGCCTGTATGAGTTGCTGCCATTGGGCCCGCGCCTGCGCGGCCTTATCCGCGCGGACATGGATCTGGCCGGTTTCAGCCAGGCCGCGCGTGCTGAAGGAGTGAGAACCCTGCGTCGCGCGGCACTTGAAAAGGTGGCGGCAGGGCTGACTACAATCGAGGAAGTCCTGACCGTACTGCCTCCGCGAGATGAACCGCACGCCCTTCCTGATTCTTGA
- the glyQ gene encoding glycine--tRNA ligase subunit alpha, which yields MSANPNVPITFQGLIQTLNQYWAQQGCVLIQPLDLEVGAGTFHPATFLRSIGPESWNAAYVQPSRRPTDGRYGENPNRLQRYYQYQVAMKPSPANIQQLYLDSLKALGIDPLVHDLRFVEDNWESPTLGAWGLGWEVWLNGMEVTQFTYFQQAGGLECKPVLGEITYGLERLCMYLQNCDNVYDLVWTYGPDGTAVTYGDVYLQNEVEQSTYNFEYADVDELFHRFDACEKEAQKLVEVGLPLPAYEQVCKASHSFNLLDARRAISVTERQRYILRVRALAQAVAKLYEAKRIEAVAAKEVQA from the coding sequence ATGTCCGCGAACCCGAACGTTCCGATCACTTTCCAGGGCCTGATCCAGACCCTCAACCAGTATTGGGCGCAGCAGGGCTGCGTGCTGATCCAGCCGCTGGACCTGGAGGTCGGTGCCGGCACCTTCCACCCGGCGACCTTCCTGCGCTCGATCGGTCCGGAAAGCTGGAACGCGGCGTACGTGCAGCCCTCGCGCCGTCCCACCGACGGCCGCTACGGCGAGAACCCCAACCGCCTGCAGCGCTACTACCAGTACCAGGTGGCGATGAAGCCGAGCCCGGCCAACATCCAGCAGCTGTACCTGGATTCGCTCAAGGCGCTGGGCATCGACCCGCTGGTACACGACCTGCGCTTCGTCGAGGACAACTGGGAATCGCCGACGCTCGGCGCCTGGGGCCTGGGCTGGGAAGTGTGGCTCAACGGCATGGAAGTGACCCAGTTCACCTACTTCCAGCAGGCTGGTGGCCTGGAGTGCAAGCCGGTGCTGGGCGAGATCACCTACGGTCTCGAGCGCCTGTGCATGTACCTGCAGAACTGCGACAACGTCTACGACCTGGTCTGGACCTACGGGCCGGACGGCACGGCGGTGACCTACGGCGACGTGTACCTGCAGAACGAAGTGGAGCAGAGCACCTACAACTTCGAATATGCGGACGTGGACGAGCTGTTCCACCGCTTCGACGCCTGCGAGAAGGAAGCGCAGAAGCTGGTCGAGGTGGGCCTGCCGCTGCCGGCCTATGAGCAGGTCTGCAAGGCCAGCCATTCGTTCAACCTGCTGGACGCGCGCCGCGCGATCAGCGTGACCGAGCGCCAGCGCTACATCCTGCGCGTGCGCGCGCTGGCCCAGGCGGTGGCAAAACTGTATGAAGCCAAGCGCATCGAAGCGGTGGCAGCCAAGGAGGTGCAGGCATGA
- a CDS encoding autotransporter assembly complex protein TamA, which translates to MPPLKHLLPLLFLSLALATTAHARGTIEKVDITGLDRGDDAEIIENIEVSLSLYDTIGTPQGESRLEYLLSQAERQTRRALEPFGYYNPVIKVESPREGDNLHVTIHVERGPPTLVRRENIDITGPAQLDQYLQEDIENFRPRKGQRFEHTRYDASRVTITRRLAERGYFDADFTQRRVEITRAENAADIDLTWDSGRRYNMGDIRFHQDYFVDRLFDPLVYWEKGSYFHEGKLDRLRESLTKLDYFSVIDIQPQPDQADENGNVPVDINLTRAKRTIYTAGVSYGSESGFGVRGGLERRFMNSRGHKMNTQLDYAQKRKSLVSTYRIPAFKWLDGWYGFTASAYDEQTDYIDLRNFKLIASRSGEINEHWTAIASINALRERWRYASGTEFTNAIYNTSTLVYPQLVADYVNVDDRLAPRSGISGTATMRGGIEGVGSDTSFVQANVMARWFIPVGEADRLILRGEAGTTWTSDLVAMPPSLRFFAGGDRSIRGYAFREVGPRTPPPDKFALGAKNVVTASAEYEHYFKGGPWGGAVFVDTGSAFDNTIDLHTGVGFGVRWKSPVGPVRVDIAHGLNNPDSQFQLYLSIGADL; encoded by the coding sequence ATGCCGCCCTTGAAACACCTCCTGCCCCTCCTGTTCCTGTCGCTGGCCCTCGCCACGACCGCGCACGCGCGCGGCACCATCGAGAAGGTCGACATCACCGGGTTGGACAGGGGCGACGACGCCGAGATCATCGAGAACATCGAAGTCTCGCTGTCGCTGTACGACACCATCGGGACGCCGCAGGGCGAGTCGCGGCTGGAGTACCTGCTTTCGCAGGCCGAGCGCCAGACCCGCCGCGCGCTGGAGCCGTTCGGCTACTACAACCCGGTGATCAAGGTGGAGAGCCCGCGCGAGGGCGACAACCTGCACGTGACCATCCATGTCGAGCGCGGCCCGCCGACCCTGGTGCGCCGCGAGAACATCGACATCACCGGTCCGGCGCAGCTGGACCAGTACCTGCAGGAAGACATCGAGAACTTCCGTCCGCGCAAGGGGCAGCGCTTCGAACACACCCGCTACGACGCCAGCCGCGTGACCATCACCCGGCGCCTGGCCGAACGTGGCTACTTCGATGCGGACTTCACCCAGCGCCGGGTGGAAATCACCCGCGCCGAGAATGCCGCCGACATCGACCTCACCTGGGACAGCGGCCGCCGCTACAACATGGGCGATATCCGCTTCCACCAGGACTACTTCGTGGATCGCCTGTTCGACCCGCTGGTGTACTGGGAGAAGGGTAGCTACTTCCATGAGGGCAAGCTCGATCGCCTGCGCGAGTCGCTGACCAAGCTCGACTACTTCAGCGTGATCGACATCCAGCCGCAGCCGGACCAGGCCGATGAAAACGGCAACGTGCCGGTGGACATCAACCTGACCCGCGCCAAGCGCACCATCTACACCGCCGGTGTGAGCTACGGCAGCGAAAGCGGATTCGGTGTGCGCGGTGGCCTGGAGCGGCGCTTCATGAACAGCCGCGGCCACAAGATGAACACCCAGCTCGACTACGCGCAGAAGCGCAAGAGCCTGGTCAGCACCTACCGGATTCCGGCGTTCAAGTGGCTGGACGGCTGGTATGGCTTCACCGCCAGCGCCTACGACGAGCAGACCGACTACATCGACCTGCGCAACTTCAAGCTGATCGCCAGCCGCAGTGGCGAGATCAACGAACACTGGACCGCGATCGCCTCGATCAACGCACTGCGCGAGCGCTGGCGCTATGCCTCGGGCACCGAGTTCACCAACGCCATCTACAACACCTCCACCCTGGTCTACCCGCAGCTGGTGGCCGACTACGTCAACGTGGACGACCGGCTGGCGCCGCGCAGCGGCATCAGCGGCACCGCCACGATGCGCGGTGGCATCGAAGGCGTGGGTTCGGATACCAGCTTCGTGCAGGCCAACGTGATGGCGCGCTGGTTCATTCCGGTGGGCGAGGCCGACCGCCTGATCCTGCGTGGCGAAGCCGGGACCACCTGGACCAGCGACCTGGTGGCGATGCCGCCCAGCCTGCGCTTCTTCGCCGGTGGCGACCGCAGCATCCGCGGTTACGCCTTCCGTGAGGTCGGGCCGCGTACGCCGCCGCCGGACAAGTTCGCGCTGGGCGCCAAGAACGTGGTGACCGCCTCGGCAGAATACGAGCATTACTTCAAGGGCGGTCCGTGGGGCGGCGCGGTGTTCGTCGACACCGGCAGCGCGTTCGACAACACCATCGACCTGCATACCGGCGTGGGCTTCGGCGTGCGTTGGAAGTCGCCGGTGGGCCCGGTGCGCGTGGATATCGCGCACGGCCTGAACAACCCCGACTCGCAGTTCCAGTTGTACCTGAGCATCGGAGCGGACCTGTGA